Proteins found in one Corynebacterium sanguinis genomic segment:
- a CDS encoding DUF294 nucleotidyltransferase-like domain-containing protein produces the protein MTVELDEVRAFLADHEPFAHLPAETLDGLPQHMGITYVRRGQTVINYGDVNDTLYIIRSGAIDVVGPDNSLLDRRDVGRTFGYSTLVDDPRSRYMMAAVEDSVLYMLPRTPFRALVDAFPETLRYFDTASRRIKAAADELKEDSAASDVLRTPVGELVAGARLITVDGAATIAEGARLMDEHAISSLIVTGATEPGIVTDRDFRSRVVAKGVDTQAPLREVMTSPVRTIASDALVFEAMLVMGDLGTHHLPVTDGGEIIGVATSSDIMRQLKADPIYMAADVRKSSRAQLAGAYERGAVVAARFFDRGASAFESQRLLTGVADSIARRLYALAVAELGEPPVPFAFVAVGSQARGEMGPASDQDNALVLDDSFDAALHGDYFARLGDYICSGLAEAGQALCPGGIMAHNPQWRMTESQWNDTFHGWVTAPEPDALLNAQVFFDFRCIFSAFGGEQMAQRVHDNAVVAARGSKRLHTHLAALATWREPPIGFFRGFVVERSGEYADTLDVKKGGTAAVVQMARLYAITAGVGEVDTLARIRASAGSSVSVKGAEDLLGAYEYLTDLALKQQTRQLRRGERPNYHIDPKALPSRERDALRDAFGVIKNLQSALGNKYPVRSV, from the coding sequence ATGACAGTCGAACTCGACGAGGTCCGCGCTTTCCTCGCCGACCACGAGCCGTTCGCCCACCTTCCAGCGGAGACGCTGGACGGCTTGCCGCAGCACATGGGCATCACCTACGTGCGCCGCGGCCAGACGGTCATTAACTACGGCGACGTCAACGACACCCTCTACATCATCCGCTCCGGCGCCATCGACGTCGTTGGCCCGGACAATTCGTTGCTCGACCGCAGGGACGTGGGCCGCACCTTCGGCTACTCCACGCTTGTCGACGACCCCCGCTCGCGCTACATGATGGCCGCGGTGGAAGACAGCGTCCTCTATATGCTGCCGCGCACGCCCTTCCGTGCACTCGTCGATGCCTTCCCCGAGACGTTGCGCTACTTCGACACCGCCTCCCGCCGCATCAAGGCGGCCGCCGATGAGCTGAAGGAGGACTCCGCGGCGTCCGACGTGTTGCGCACCCCGGTCGGGGAGCTGGTCGCGGGGGCGCGGCTGATCACCGTCGACGGGGCGGCCACCATCGCCGAGGGGGCGCGGCTGATGGATGAGCACGCGATTTCCAGCTTGATCGTCACGGGTGCGACGGAGCCGGGGATTGTCACGGACCGCGATTTCCGCTCCCGGGTGGTGGCGAAGGGCGTCGATACGCAGGCTCCGCTGCGGGAGGTGATGACGTCGCCGGTGCGCACCATCGCCAGCGACGCGCTGGTGTTCGAGGCGATGCTGGTGATGGGCGATCTCGGCACCCACCACCTGCCGGTGACCGACGGCGGGGAAATTATCGGTGTGGCCACAAGCAGCGACATCATGCGGCAGCTCAAAGCTGATCCGATCTACATGGCCGCCGACGTGAGAAAGAGCAGCCGCGCCCAACTTGCCGGAGCCTACGAGCGCGGCGCGGTGGTCGCAGCGCGATTTTTCGACCGCGGCGCCTCCGCGTTCGAGTCCCAGCGCCTGCTTACCGGTGTGGCCGATTCCATCGCGCGCAGGTTATACGCGCTGGCGGTTGCCGAGCTCGGCGAGCCACCCGTCCCATTCGCGTTCGTCGCCGTCGGATCCCAAGCCCGCGGCGAGATGGGCCCCGCCTCCGACCAGGACAACGCGTTGGTGCTCGATGATTCCTTCGACGCCGCGCTGCACGGCGACTACTTCGCGCGCCTCGGCGACTACATCTGCTCCGGCCTCGCGGAAGCGGGGCAAGCGCTGTGCCCCGGGGGCATCATGGCGCACAACCCGCAGTGGCGGATGACAGAGTCGCAGTGGAACGACACCTTCCACGGGTGGGTCACCGCGCCTGAGCCCGATGCCCTGCTCAACGCGCAGGTGTTCTTCGACTTCCGCTGCATCTTCTCGGCTTTCGGGGGAGAACAGATGGCGCAGCGCGTGCATGACAACGCCGTGGTCGCCGCGCGCGGCTCGAAGCGCCTGCACACGCACCTCGCCGCCTTGGCCACGTGGCGCGAGCCCCCGATCGGTTTCTTCCGCGGGTTCGTGGTCGAGCGCAGTGGTGAGTACGCCGACACGCTCGACGTGAAAAAGGGCGGCACCGCCGCGGTGGTGCAGATGGCTCGCCTCTACGCAATCACTGCGGGCGTGGGGGAGGTAGACACCCTGGCCCGCATCAGGGCCTCGGCTGGCTCGTCGGTGTCTGTCAAGGGGGCGGAGGACCTCCTCGGCGCCTACGAGTACCTCACGGACCTTGCGCTGAAACAGCAGACGAGGCAGCTGCGCCGCGGCGAGCGGCCGAACTACCACATTGACCCGAAGGCGCTGCCGAGCCGCGAGCGCGACGCGCTGCGCGATGCCTTCGGCGTGATCAAGAACCTGCAGTCGGCGCTCGGCAACAAGTACCCGGTCAGGTCGGTGTAG
- a CDS encoding fumarylacetoacetate hydrolase family protein, whose protein sequence is MRFGRIATPEGMTFAVIDDEGTTAKAIAGTPFTEPEYTGKEWPLADVRLLAPMLPSKVVAIGRNYADHVAEVFKQSAEHLPPTLFLKPPTAVIGPEAPIKIPEFATRVEFEGEMALVIGAPCKSVKAEDWKSVVRGVTIVNDVSSRDLQFADGQWARAKGIDTFCPLGPWIETDLEKLDFTNTPIKAHLTRDGVTETKQDSNSNQMIMNLGEIIEFITASMTLLPGDVICTGSPAGTAEMFPGDRIEVEIPGIGSLANPVERA, encoded by the coding sequence ATGCGCTTTGGACGAATTGCAACCCCTGAAGGAATGACATTCGCTGTCATCGATGACGAAGGTACCACCGCGAAAGCTATCGCCGGAACCCCCTTCACAGAACCCGAGTACACGGGCAAAGAGTGGCCGCTAGCCGACGTCCGCCTGCTCGCCCCGATGCTGCCTTCCAAGGTGGTTGCGATCGGCCGCAACTACGCCGACCACGTCGCCGAGGTGTTCAAGCAGTCCGCCGAGCATCTTCCGCCGACTCTGTTTCTCAAGCCCCCGACCGCAGTCATCGGCCCCGAGGCCCCGATTAAGATCCCCGAGTTCGCCACCAGGGTGGAGTTCGAGGGGGAGATGGCGCTAGTCATCGGCGCCCCGTGCAAGAGCGTCAAGGCGGAGGACTGGAAGTCGGTGGTGCGCGGTGTCACCATCGTCAACGATGTCTCCTCGCGCGATTTGCAGTTCGCTGACGGCCAGTGGGCGCGGGCGAAGGGTATCGACACCTTCTGCCCGCTCGGGCCGTGGATCGAGACGGACCTGGAGAAGCTCGACTTCACCAACACCCCGATCAAGGCGCACCTGACGCGCGACGGCGTGACCGAGACGAAGCAGGATTCCAACTCGAACCAGATGATCATGAACCTCGGCGAGATCATCGAGTTCATCACCGCGTCCATGACCCTTTTGCCCGGCGACGTGATCTGCACCGGTTCCCCGGCCGGCACCGCCGAGATGTTCCCGGGCGATCGCATCGAGGTGGAAATCCCCGGCATCGGCAGCCTGGCCAACCCGGTCGAGCGCGCCTAG
- the gltX gene encoding glutamate--tRNA ligase, whose protein sequence is MTDSSTTTGANPDLRVRFCPSPTGTPHVGMVRTALFNWAQARHSGGTMIFRIEDTDAARDSEESYQAIVDSLTWLGLDWDEGVGKGGPHEPYRQSQRMDIYKDVLRKLIDAGEVYPAYSTAEEVQQRHLAAGRDPQLGYDNYDRDLTEEQIAAFEAEGREPVWRLRMPEKDWTWTDLVRGEMTFKAHTQPDYVVARSNGAPLYTLVNPLDDALMGVTHVLRGEDLLSSTPRQIALYEALKRIDVASFTPEFGHLPFVMGQGNKKLSKRDPESNLFNHRDRGIIPEGMLNYLALLGWSLSADQDIFTVDEMVAAFTVDDVLGNPARFDEKKLEAINADHIRLLEPADFAARLRDYLTEYTDFPADYPAEKFAIAADLVQTRIKVLSDAYGLLKFLVTDDADLVLEEKAAKKNLKDDAIAPLDAGIAALESIDEWTTPAIEAALNKALIEDLELKPRKAFGALRVGISGEAVSPPLFESMELLGKDSTLARLRAARAVTPFAAE, encoded by the coding sequence ATGACTGATTCCTCCACGACGACAGGTGCAAACCCCGACTTGCGCGTCCGTTTCTGCCCCTCGCCGACCGGCACCCCGCACGTCGGCATGGTGCGCACCGCGCTGTTCAACTGGGCGCAGGCCCGCCACAGCGGAGGCACCATGATCTTCCGCATCGAGGACACCGACGCCGCGCGCGACTCGGAGGAGTCGTACCAGGCGATCGTCGATTCGCTCACGTGGCTCGGCCTCGACTGGGACGAGGGCGTGGGCAAGGGAGGCCCGCACGAGCCCTACCGCCAGTCGCAGCGCATGGACATATACAAGGACGTGCTGCGCAAGCTTATCGACGCCGGAGAGGTCTACCCGGCGTACTCGACCGCCGAAGAGGTGCAACAGCGCCACCTGGCGGCCGGGCGCGACCCGCAGCTCGGCTACGACAACTACGACAGGGACCTCACCGAGGAGCAGATCGCGGCGTTTGAGGCCGAGGGCCGCGAGCCGGTGTGGCGCCTGCGCATGCCGGAGAAGGACTGGACGTGGACCGACCTGGTGCGCGGCGAGATGACGTTCAAGGCACACACCCAGCCGGATTACGTCGTCGCCCGCTCCAACGGCGCGCCGCTGTACACGCTGGTCAACCCGCTTGACGACGCCCTGATGGGCGTCACCCACGTCCTGCGCGGCGAGGACCTGTTGTCCTCCACCCCGCGCCAGATCGCCCTGTACGAGGCGCTCAAGCGCATCGACGTCGCCTCGTTCACGCCCGAGTTTGGGCACCTGCCGTTCGTGATGGGCCAGGGCAACAAGAAGCTGTCCAAGCGCGACCCAGAGTCGAACCTGTTCAACCACCGTGACCGCGGCATCATCCCCGAGGGCATGCTCAACTACCTCGCGCTGCTGGGCTGGTCGCTCTCCGCGGACCAGGACATCTTCACGGTGGACGAGATGGTCGCCGCCTTCACAGTCGACGACGTCCTGGGCAACCCCGCGCGCTTCGACGAGAAGAAGCTCGAAGCGATCAACGCCGACCACATCCGTCTGCTCGAGCCCGCGGACTTCGCCGCGCGCCTGCGCGACTACCTCACCGAGTACACCGACTTCCCGGCCGATTACCCGGCGGAGAAGTTTGCGATTGCCGCGGACCTCGTGCAGACGCGCATCAAGGTGCTTAGCGACGCCTACGGTCTCCTCAAATTCCTCGTCACCGACGACGCCGACCTCGTGCTGGAGGAAAAGGCCGCGAAGAAAAACCTGAAGGACGACGCCATCGCACCCCTCGACGCGGGCATCGCCGCGCTCGAATCCATCGACGAGTGGACCACCCCAGCTATCGAGGCGGCACTGAACAAGGCACTCATTGAGGACCTTGAGCTCAAGCCGCGCAAGGCGTTCGGCGCCCTGCGCGTCGGCATCTCGGGCGAGGCGGTGTCGCCGCCGCTGTTCGAATCGATGGAGCTGCTTGGCAAGGATTCGACCCTTGCGCGCCTGCGGGCGGCCCGCGCCGTGACCCCGTTCGCGGCCGAATAG
- a CDS encoding isochorismate synthase: MQSARPATAPDFLLSRNHGSVRTQGCAGAFTDIDEAIDAIDRGAVEMIVGALPFDQDAEAALTVPDTIVCEPGTLEPHPFYRVGQGSKLSARVCGFDPSPVEHLRRIEAAVATIQNSALDKVVLARAVDIAFDPPVDPRLVAARLIDLSYTRDGFIADLTPAGFHGHMLVGSSPEVLVRRRGNRVSSYPLAGSAPRVLDDASADRAAAKNLFESTKDLVEHAFVVDHIRSVLGPLCSSLTVPERPIVDKTNEMWHLATPITGVLKDPAPSALDLAERLYPTPAVCGTPTEAAKALICTAETDRSFYAGAVGYTEANGDGEYMVAIRCAEVSGDGTTARAWAGGGLVADSDPQAELDETTAKLRTIMRALGLSL; the protein is encoded by the coding sequence ATGCAATCCGCACGCCCCGCCACAGCGCCCGACTTCCTGCTGTCCCGCAACCACGGTTCGGTGCGCACGCAGGGCTGCGCTGGGGCGTTTACCGACATCGACGAGGCGATCGACGCCATCGACCGCGGTGCCGTGGAGATGATCGTCGGTGCACTGCCGTTCGATCAGGACGCCGAGGCTGCGCTGACGGTGCCGGACACCATCGTGTGCGAGCCTGGCACGCTCGAGCCGCACCCCTTCTACCGCGTCGGTCAGGGCTCCAAACTGAGCGCGCGGGTGTGCGGGTTCGATCCCTCGCCCGTCGAGCACCTGCGCCGCATTGAGGCGGCGGTAGCGACGATCCAGAACTCCGCCCTGGACAAGGTCGTGCTCGCCCGCGCCGTCGACATCGCCTTCGATCCGCCCGTGGATCCGCGCCTGGTGGCCGCGCGGCTGATTGATTTGTCCTATACCCGCGACGGTTTCATCGCGGATCTGACCCCCGCCGGCTTCCATGGCCACATGCTCGTCGGCTCCTCCCCGGAGGTGCTCGTGCGCCGCCGCGGCAACCGCGTCAGTTCCTACCCGCTGGCCGGCTCTGCGCCGCGCGTGCTTGACGACGCCTCCGCTGACCGCGCGGCCGCTAAAAACCTCTTTGAATCGACAAAAGACCTTGTGGAGCACGCCTTCGTAGTCGACCACATCCGCAGCGTGCTTGGCCCCCTGTGCAGCTCGCTCACGGTGCCCGAGCGCCCGATCGTGGACAAGACGAACGAGATGTGGCACCTGGCAACACCGATCACGGGAGTGCTGAAAGACCCCGCCCCGAGCGCCCTCGACCTCGCCGAGCGCCTCTACCCCACCCCGGCTGTGTGCGGCACACCGACGGAGGCGGCGAAGGCCTTGATCTGCACGGCCGAGACGGACCGCAGTTTCTACGCCGGCGCGGTGGGTTACACCGAGGCGAACGGCGATGGCGAGTACATGGTCGCGATTCGCTGCGCCGAGGTCAGCGGCGACGGCACCACGGCCCGCGCCTGGGCCGGCGGCGGGCTGGTGGCGGACTCCGACCCGCAGGCGGAGCTGGATGAGACGACAGCCAAGCTGCGCACCATCATGCGCGCGCTCGGACTGTCCCTTTAG
- a CDS encoding IS5 family transposase encodes MPTLPPSARHDLTDAEWNLLAPLLPTPSGRGRPRTWNLRSLVDGIFFRIRTGCPWRDVHERYGPWWRAYDLFVRLQATGVWETIHTRLLAHAQHAGKLSWEVSVDSTTSRGHVHAAGARKDSPTRHPGEPADHGFGRSRGGWSTKIHVAINADCGVMSFVITPGQAGDGPQMVPVLDKVRVPTGDRGRPRRRPDRVLADKAYSLRANRAWLRARRIHTTISQPKDQIANRRRRGSAGGRPPAFDTAAYRRRNAVERGINRLKQHRGCATRFDKLAVHFAATVQLAAIRYWLKRLS; translated from the coding sequence TTGCCAACCCTACCGCCCTCGGCACGGCATGACCTCACCGACGCCGAATGGAACCTCCTCGCCCCACTGCTCCCCACCCCGTCGGGAAGGGGACGACCACGCACCTGGAACTTAAGGTCCCTGGTCGACGGCATCTTCTTTAGGATCCGTACCGGTTGCCCGTGGCGGGATGTCCATGAGCGCTACGGCCCCTGGTGGCGGGCCTATGACCTCTTCGTTCGTCTCCAGGCGACAGGTGTGTGGGAGACCATTCACACCCGGCTGCTCGCCCATGCCCAGCATGCCGGAAAACTCTCCTGGGAAGTCAGCGTCGACTCCACCACCAGCCGCGGCCATGTCCACGCCGCCGGCGCACGGAAAGACAGTCCCACCCGGCATCCAGGGGAGCCTGCCGATCACGGTTTCGGCCGGTCGCGGGGCGGGTGGTCAACGAAGATTCATGTGGCGATCAACGCCGACTGCGGGGTGATGTCGTTTGTGATCACCCCAGGTCAGGCAGGAGATGGCCCGCAGATGGTGCCGGTGTTAGACAAGGTCCGGGTCCCTACCGGCGACCGTGGCCGCCCGCGGCGACGACCCGACCGCGTGCTGGCAGACAAGGCCTACTCATTGCGGGCCAACCGGGCCTGGCTGCGGGCCAGGCGGATCCACACGACGATCTCCCAGCCGAAGGACCAGATCGCCAACCGCCGTCGCAGGGGATCAGCCGGTGGCCGCCCCCCTGCCTTCGATACGGCAGCCTACCGGCGTCGTAATGCCGTGGAACGGGGCATCAACCGGCTGAAACAGCACCGCGGATGCGCCACGCGCTTCGACAAGTTAGCGGTGCACTTCGCGGCGACTGTTCAGCTGGCAGCTATCCGGTACTGGCTGAAACGACTTTCGTAA
- a CDS encoding cell wall-binding repeat-containing protein, whose translation MTTTFVRPRAVIAAAVTLPALFAGACGSGGTPAESPRLETSGPEVLSDADGTGIDVSRRLFESSDAVVVASPSRDAQLHGAAVAAELGAPLLVRAGGAEAAVDAEIQRLGAKRVIDVPGDDEVLAQTAPVASDSAESDVAAIAALEPANPVELQLPEMLATEETSLGAAATARAAGAQLDVLAVPDPRLTSESMRTVTGQDTLALGSQWGTTEEYAHRVELAAAGELPGGGGLVFPGRRMIALYGHSFAPELGVMGEQDPVAAAALATQYAQQYQPMEEQPVIPAFEIIVTVASEFPGEDGDYSNEAPLETVVPWIDAITEAGGYAVLDLQPGQGDFLHQAKLYEELLKRPNVGLALDSEWKLNPGEAPLSRVGSASAEEINVVADWLAQLVRENNLPQKAFVLHQFQVAMFPDRENIQTVHPELAYVLHADGHGSPGQKYDTWNVLREGLDPNFFMAWKNFIDEDQPMFTPEQTYLEVEPRPWFVSYQ comes from the coding sequence ATGACCACCACTTTCGTGCGCCCGCGCGCCGTGATCGCCGCCGCTGTCACACTGCCAGCTCTGTTTGCCGGGGCGTGCGGCAGCGGTGGTACTCCCGCGGAGTCGCCGCGGCTGGAGACCAGCGGGCCTGAGGTGCTCAGCGACGCCGACGGGACCGGAATCGACGTGTCCAGGCGGCTGTTCGAGAGCTCCGATGCGGTGGTGGTGGCGTCGCCAAGCCGCGACGCCCAGCTCCACGGCGCCGCGGTAGCCGCCGAGCTCGGCGCCCCGCTGCTCGTGCGCGCAGGTGGCGCCGAGGCTGCCGTCGACGCCGAGATTCAGCGCCTCGGTGCCAAGCGCGTCATCGACGTGCCCGGCGACGATGAGGTGCTCGCCCAGACCGCGCCGGTTGCCTCCGACTCTGCCGAAAGCGATGTCGCGGCTATCGCGGCGCTCGAGCCCGCGAACCCGGTCGAGCTTCAGCTGCCCGAGATGCTAGCCACTGAGGAGACCTCCCTGGGCGCCGCTGCGACCGCGCGGGCAGCGGGCGCGCAGCTCGACGTGCTTGCGGTCCCGGACCCGCGCCTGACCAGCGAGTCGATGCGCACCGTCACCGGGCAGGACACGCTCGCACTGGGCAGTCAGTGGGGCACAACTGAGGAGTACGCGCACCGCGTCGAGCTTGCCGCTGCCGGAGAGCTGCCCGGTGGCGGCGGGTTGGTCTTCCCTGGCCGGCGCATGATCGCGCTTTACGGGCACAGCTTCGCCCCGGAGCTCGGCGTGATGGGCGAACAGGACCCTGTCGCTGCCGCTGCGCTAGCAACGCAGTATGCGCAGCAGTACCAGCCGATGGAGGAGCAGCCGGTGATCCCGGCGTTCGAGATCATCGTCACCGTCGCCTCGGAGTTTCCGGGCGAGGACGGCGACTACTCCAACGAGGCGCCGCTGGAGACGGTTGTGCCGTGGATCGACGCCATCACCGAGGCCGGCGGCTACGCCGTGCTGGACCTGCAGCCGGGCCAAGGCGACTTCCTGCACCAGGCAAAGCTCTACGAGGAGCTGCTCAAGCGCCCAAATGTCGGCCTCGCCCTCGATTCGGAGTGGAAGCTTAACCCGGGCGAGGCGCCGCTGTCGCGCGTTGGTTCCGCCAGCGCCGAAGAGATCAACGTCGTTGCGGACTGGCTGGCTCAGCTCGTGCGCGAGAACAACTTGCCGCAGAAAGCGTTCGTTTTGCACCAGTTCCAGGTGGCGATGTTCCCGGATCGCGAAAACATCCAGACTGTTCACCCGGAGCTGGCCTACGTGCTGCACGCCGATGGCCACGGCAGCCCCGGGCAGAAGTACGACACCTGGAACGTGTTGCGCGAAGGCCTCGACCCGAACTTCTTCATGGCGTGGAAGAACTTTATCGACGAAGACCAGCCGATGTTCACCCCCGAACAGACTTATCTGGAGGTCGAACCGCGCCCGTGGTTTGTCAGCTACCAGTAA
- a CDS encoding exonuclease domain-containing protein: MFGFSPPRRELVDAHLLAVDVETTGLKPERDQLVSIGWVPVNDRVIDLSGAAYFVVAGASVGNSATLHGVTDDVVLASGTDIAEIVEHFERAIAGRKLLAHFAQMELGFIGHAFKQVRGTRWRLREDEVVDTFALERRHMERMATYPRGEDLRLARVRQRYGLPAYRNHNALTDAVACAELYLALTAS; the protein is encoded by the coding sequence GTGTTCGGCTTTTCACCCCCTCGCCGCGAGCTTGTCGACGCCCACCTGCTCGCCGTCGACGTCGAAACCACGGGGCTTAAGCCCGAGCGCGACCAGCTCGTCTCGATCGGCTGGGTCCCCGTCAACGACCGCGTGATCGACCTATCGGGCGCGGCCTACTTCGTCGTCGCCGGGGCGTCGGTAGGCAACTCGGCAACGCTACACGGGGTCACCGACGACGTTGTGTTAGCGAGCGGGACGGATATCGCCGAAATTGTGGAGCACTTTGAGCGCGCCATCGCGGGCCGCAAGCTGCTGGCCCACTTCGCCCAGATGGAGTTGGGGTTTATCGGCCACGCATTCAAGCAGGTGAGGGGCACGCGCTGGCGGCTGCGGGAGGACGAGGTGGTGGACACGTTCGCGCTCGAGCGCCGTCACATGGAGCGCATGGCAACCTACCCTCGCGGCGAAGACCTGCGCCTGGCGCGGGTGCGGCAACGCTACGGGCTGCCGGCCTACCGCAACCACAACGCGCTGACCGACGCCGTTGCGTGCGCGGAGCTCTACCTAGCGCTGACGGCTTCGTAG
- a CDS encoding type I restriction-modification system subunit M, with product MVVALKKSDLYSSLWKSADELRGGMDASQYKDYVLTLLFVKYVSDKAKSDPYSLIEVPEGGSFDDLVALKGAPDIGEKMNIAIRRLAEENDLQGVINNADFDDPNKLGEGKAMQDRLTNLISIFQDIDFTGSRAEGDDLLGDAYEYLMRHFATESGKSKGQFYTPAEVSRIMAQVLEIPKDAPRSTTVYDPTCGSGSLLIKVADSAPNGLSIYGQEKDNATWALSRMNMILHGNETHDIRHGDTLSDPKFLKGEQLQTFDYFVANPPFSVKTWKNGFDKEYGRFDGFAEPPEKNGDYAFLLHMVKSLESDGRGAVILPHGVLFRGNTEAAIREELIRRGLIKAIIGLPANLFYGTGIPACIIVIDKKEAASRTGIFMIDASKGFEKDGAKNRLRPRDMRKIIDTYLAGEEVERYARMVPLSEISDAKNNYNLNIPRYIDTSEPEDIQDLEAHLKGGIPNRDLDALDVYWDAFPNLRSELFRPLRQGYSELTVEPDQVAKVIEESEDVKAFTSSVSKSVEDWWNSHRAQLEAIDSQTRPQQLIEDLGDDLLEKFRGRPLISEYSVYEQLMSYWNDTMHDDVTLIVGAGWVDAAQPREARITGYDNKKKPKYESADLVIGTGVKAQRWVTDLIPPALIIDRYFAEEKAELDRLTMGQERISQELQEYIEEHAVEEGLLWEAVDDKGEVKVGDAKRRLKEAKADGAEAEEITALNHVVLQFGDEAAARTAIKNLSKNLDSNTFTQYAKLSPADIHQLVVIDKWHIAVRDGIESEVDGLTFDLTARVQQLGERYSQTVEDIATELMELEIKVKKHLKAMGVES from the coding sequence ATGGTAGTGGCTCTAAAAAAGTCTGATCTTTATAGCTCCCTCTGGAAGAGTGCCGATGAGCTGCGCGGCGGCATGGATGCCAGCCAGTACAAGGACTACGTCCTAACGCTGCTCTTCGTAAAGTACGTCTCAGATAAGGCTAAGAGCGATCCTTACAGCCTGATCGAGGTTCCCGAGGGCGGCTCTTTCGATGATCTGGTTGCACTAAAGGGTGCCCCGGACATCGGTGAGAAGATGAACATCGCCATCCGCCGGTTGGCTGAGGAGAACGACCTGCAGGGCGTTATCAACAACGCCGACTTCGATGACCCGAACAAATTGGGCGAAGGCAAGGCGATGCAGGATCGCCTGACCAACCTCATTAGCATCTTCCAGGACATCGATTTCACTGGTTCGCGTGCTGAAGGTGACGATCTGCTCGGGGATGCGTATGAGTACCTCATGCGGCATTTTGCGACGGAGTCCGGCAAGAGCAAGGGGCAGTTCTACACCCCGGCTGAGGTTTCCAGGATCATGGCTCAGGTACTGGAAATCCCGAAGGATGCTCCCCGCTCTACCACCGTTTATGACCCGACCTGTGGATCTGGTTCATTGCTGATCAAGGTGGCGGACTCTGCGCCCAACGGCTTGTCGATCTATGGCCAGGAGAAGGATAACGCCACCTGGGCTTTGTCTCGAATGAATATGATCTTGCACGGCAACGAGACGCATGACATCCGCCACGGAGACACGCTCTCTGATCCAAAGTTCCTCAAGGGAGAGCAGCTCCAGACCTTTGACTACTTCGTCGCCAACCCGCCGTTCTCTGTGAAGACCTGGAAGAACGGTTTCGACAAAGAGTACGGACGGTTCGACGGTTTCGCTGAACCGCCGGAGAAGAACGGTGACTACGCATTCCTGCTTCACATGGTGAAGTCGCTCGAGTCTGACGGTCGGGGAGCGGTGATTCTTCCCCACGGAGTGCTCTTCCGTGGCAACACCGAGGCCGCGATCCGTGAAGAGCTGATCAGGCGTGGCCTGATTAAGGCGATCATTGGATTGCCAGCCAACCTGTTCTACGGAACTGGCATTCCGGCTTGCATCATCGTTATCGATAAGAAGGAAGCGGCTAGCCGGACGGGCATCTTTATGATCGATGCCTCCAAGGGGTTTGAGAAGGACGGTGCTAAGAACCGTCTGCGTCCTCGAGATATGCGCAAGATCATCGACACCTACCTCGCCGGTGAGGAAGTCGAGCGCTACGCACGGATGGTGCCGCTGTCGGAGATATCCGATGCGAAGAACAACTACAACCTCAACATTCCGCGCTATATCGACACCTCTGAACCTGAAGACATCCAGGATCTGGAAGCCCACCTTAAGGGTGGTATTCCGAACCGAGATCTCGATGCCTTAGACGTATACTGGGATGCTTTCCCGAACCTGCGTAGTGAGCTGTTCCGGCCTCTACGTCAGGGCTACTCCGAGCTCACCGTCGAGCCTGACCAGGTAGCTAAGGTTATTGAGGAGTCGGAGGATGTTAAGGCCTTCACTTCTAGTGTTTCGAAGTCTGTTGAGGATTGGTGGAACTCCCACCGAGCTCAGTTGGAAGCGATCGACTCGCAGACCAGACCGCAGCAGCTGATCGAGGACCTCGGTGATGATCTGCTGGAGAAGTTTCGGGGTCGTCCGCTGATCAGCGAGTACAGCGTGTACGAGCAGCTGATGAGTTACTGGAACGACACCATGCATGATGATGTCACCCTGATCGTCGGTGCTGGATGGGTCGATGCAGCACAGCCTCGTGAAGCTCGTATCACTGGGTACGACAATAAAAAGAAGCCGAAGTACGAGAGCGCAGATCTGGTCATTGGAACTGGAGTCAAAGCTCAACGTTGGGTGACTGATCTGATCCCGCCGGCGTTGATTATCGATCGCTACTTCGCTGAAGAGAAGGCTGAGCTCGATCGTCTCACTATGGGGCAGGAGCGCATCAGCCAGGAGCTTCAAGAGTATATCGAGGAGCACGCGGTCGAGGAAGGTCTGCTTTGGGAGGCGGTCGATGACAAGGGCGAAGTTAAGGTCGGAGATGCGAAAAGGCGGCTCAAGGAAGCGAAGGCCGATGGCGCGGAAGCTGAAGAAATAACTGCACTCAACCACGTCGTGCTGCAATTTGGAGATGAAGCTGCAGCAAGAACTGCGATTAAGAACCTGTCTAAGAATTTAGATTCGAACACATTCACTCAATACGCGAAGCTGAGTCCTGCTGATATTCACCAGTTGGTAGTCATCGATAAGTGGCACATCGCGGTTCGCGACGGTATTGAAAGTGAGGTCGATGGGCTGACCTTCGACTTGACTGCTCGAGTTCAGCAGCTTGGAGAACGGTATAGTCAGACCGTTGAAGATATTGCTACGGAACTAATGGAACTTGAAATAAAGGTCAAGAAACATCTCAAAGCTATGGGGGTGGAGTCGTGA